In Wolinella succinogenes DSM 1740, a single genomic region encodes these proteins:
- the rplO gene encoding 50S ribosomal protein L15, producing MALENLKPAQGSTKDRKRVGRGQGSGMGKTSTRGGKGQTARTGYKAKRGFEGGQQPLQRRLPKVGFTTQIAKPYVINVEKITKVAELAEITLDSIASVHKFPASTLKIKLIGKGASELASKIKDERITTSGRA from the coding sequence ATGGCACTAGAAAACCTCAAGCCTGCCCAAGGCAGCACAAAAGATCGAAAACGAGTCGGTCGAGGTCAAGGAAGCGGCATGGGCAAAACCTCCACTAGAGGAGGCAAAGGTCAAACCGCTCGAACAGGCTACAAGGCGAAGAGAGGCTTTGAAGGGGGTCAGCAACCCCTCCAGAGACGACTTCCCAAGGTGGGCTTCACCACTCAAATCGCCAAACCTTATGTGATCAACGTAGAGAAGATCACTAAAGTGGCTGAGCTGGCTGAAATCACTCTTGATAGCATCGCCTCCGTCCATAAATTCCCTGCTAGCACGCTCAAGATCAAATTGATCGGCAAAGGAGCTTCTGAGCTAGCTTCCAAAATCAAAGACGAGAGAATCACCACAAGCGGACGAGCCTAA
- the map gene encoding type I methionyl aminopeptidase, whose amino-acid sequence MAIAIRKPEEIKALASANRIVAQTLSLLREHAKPGISLLELDKIAEDFIRSQGARPSFKGLYGFPGAICTSVNEVIIHGIPNGYQLKEGDILGVDIGTEYKGWFGDGAATFGIGAVTQNDEALMACSRDALLYAIDSIRVDMRFKELSHLIEQFILKRGMVPLRGFCGHGIGRKPHEEPEIPNYLEGGNPKQGPKIREGMVFCIEPMICQKSGEAKILSDKWAVVSHDGLNGSHHEHTVAIVNGRAEILSKE is encoded by the coding sequence ATGGCTATTGCAATTCGCAAACCCGAAGAGATCAAGGCTCTAGCATCGGCCAATCGGATCGTTGCTCAGACCCTCTCTCTCCTTCGGGAGCATGCAAAACCCGGAATTTCTCTCTTAGAGCTAGATAAGATAGCGGAGGATTTCATCCGTTCCCAAGGGGCAAGGCCCTCATTTAAAGGGCTTTATGGTTTCCCAGGTGCGATCTGCACCTCCGTCAACGAGGTGATCATTCATGGGATTCCAAATGGTTATCAGCTCAAAGAGGGAGATATATTAGGAGTGGATATTGGGACAGAGTATAAAGGCTGGTTTGGAGATGGCGCTGCAACCTTTGGGATTGGCGCTGTGACCCAAAACGATGAAGCCCTTATGGCCTGCTCTCGTGATGCCCTCTTGTATGCCATCGATTCGATTCGGGTGGATATGCGCTTTAAAGAGCTGAGTCATTTGATTGAGCAGTTTATTCTCAAGAGGGGTATGGTCCCTTTGAGGGGATTCTGCGGTCATGGAATTGGTCGAAAACCTCATGAAGAACCTGAGATTCCTAACTATCTTGAAGGAGGGAATCCCAAGCAGGGACCCAAGATTCGTGAGGGAATGGTCTTTTGTATTGAGCCGATGATCTGCCAAAAAAGCGGAGAGGCAAAGATATTGTCAGATAAGTGGGCGGTGGTTTCCCATGACGGACTCAACGGAAGCCATCACGAGCACACCGTGGCAATCGTCAATGGAAGAGCCGAGATACTTTCAAAGGAGTAG
- the rpsE gene encoding 30S ribosomal protein S5, with translation MEINRDEFKEVVVNIGRVTKVVKGGRRFRFNALVVVGNKNGLVGFGLGKAKEVPDAIKKAVDDAFKNIIKVNVKGTTIAHDIEHKYNASKILLKPASEGTGVIAGGSARPVIELAGIKDILTKSLGSNNPYNVVRATIDALSRIKA, from the coding sequence ATGGAAATCAATCGAGACGAATTTAAAGAGGTTGTCGTTAACATCGGCAGAGTGACCAAGGTCGTCAAAGGGGGTCGAAGATTCCGCTTCAACGCTCTTGTAGTCGTGGGTAACAAAAATGGCTTGGTAGGCTTTGGCCTCGGAAAAGCTAAAGAGGTTCCCGATGCGATCAAAAAAGCGGTGGATGATGCGTTCAAAAACATCATCAAGGTGAATGTCAAAGGAACCACCATCGCTCATGATATCGAGCATAAGTATAATGCAAGCAAGATTCTTCTTAAGCCTGCTAGCGAGGGTACAGGGGTGATCGCCGGTGGATCGGCTCGACCTGTGATCGAATTGGCTGGCATTAAGGATATCTTGACTAAATCTTTAGGTTCAAACAACCCATACAACGTAGTTCGCGCTACGATTGATGCGTTGAGCCGAATCAAAGCGTAA
- a CDS encoding UDP-N-acetylmuramoyl-L-alanyl-D-glutamate--2,6-diaminopimelate ligase, protein MKVFSHQDEVEFISDDSRECTPKSAFLLTQSSRVYEAAAREKGCKLFLEPKDLHRFLKTDIPLIGVTGTNGKTTTSAAIYSILLDLGYKVALLGTRGFFMNDELIEPKGLTTPPLLELYERIDRAKRAGCDFFVMEVSSHAIDQKRIEGLNFALKILTNITSDHLDYHKSLEHYIQTKNSFFDDSTPKLINKDESKAKFNLQNALSYGIEHPSSYHVKAYSLHGGIEARIAFLEKEASLSSSLFGKHNLYNLLAAVSAVHRLIGGELQEICDMAERFGGVEGRMERVSEEPLVVVDFAHTEDGMRQIFESFPHQEIVVLFGAGGDRDRSKRPKMGAVADRYAKRIYLTSDNPRSEDPLLIIEEIEKGIHHCQKCVKEPDRVQAIRRAVKELEAQEVLLILGKGDEAEQIIGSQKIPMKDRETVLSALGEIRGVR, encoded by the coding sequence ATGAAGGTTTTTTCTCATCAAGACGAGGTGGAGTTTATCAGCGATGATTCACGAGAGTGCACTCCAAAGAGTGCCTTTTTGCTCACTCAGAGCTCTAGAGTTTATGAGGCGGCGGCTAGAGAGAAGGGGTGTAAGCTCTTCTTGGAGCCTAAAGATCTCCATCGATTCTTAAAGACCGATATTCCTCTTATTGGGGTCACAGGCACCAATGGCAAAACCACCACGAGTGCGGCGATCTATTCGATTCTGCTTGATTTGGGATATAAGGTGGCACTTTTGGGGACGCGAGGCTTTTTCATGAATGATGAGCTCATTGAGCCCAAAGGTCTCACCACTCCTCCTCTTTTGGAGCTTTATGAGCGAATCGATCGTGCCAAGAGGGCAGGGTGTGACTTTTTTGTGATGGAGGTGAGCTCGCATGCGATTGACCAAAAGCGTATCGAGGGGCTCAATTTTGCGCTTAAGATTCTCACCAATATCACGAGCGACCACTTGGACTACCACAAGAGCCTAGAGCACTACATTCAAACCAAGAACTCTTTCTTTGACGATTCGACCCCAAAACTCATCAACAAGGATGAGTCAAAGGCGAAGTTTAATCTCCAAAATGCCCTCTCTTATGGAATCGAGCATCCCTCCAGTTACCATGTCAAAGCCTACTCGCTTCACGGGGGTATTGAAGCACGAATTGCCTTTTTAGAAAAAGAGGCCTCGCTCTCCTCGTCGCTTTTTGGCAAGCACAATCTCTACAATCTTCTTGCGGCCGTCTCCGCTGTGCATCGTCTCATAGGAGGCGAGTTGCAGGAGATTTGTGATATGGCGGAGCGTTTTGGGGGCGTGGAGGGGCGCATGGAGCGCGTGAGCGAAGAGCCTTTGGTGGTGGTTGATTTTGCCCATACCGAAGATGGGATGAGGCAGATTTTTGAATCTTTTCCCCATCAAGAAATTGTAGTGCTCTTTGGAGCTGGCGGAGATCGGGATCGGAGTAAACGCCCTAAAATGGGAGCAGTGGCCGATCGTTACGCGAAGCGTATCTACCTCACCAGCGACAACCCTCGGAGTGAAGATCCCCTTCTTATTATCGAAGAGATAGAGAAGGGAATTCACCATTGCCAAAAGTGCGTCAAGGAGCCTGATAGGGTGCAGGCCATCAGGCGAGCCGTGAAAGAATTGGAAGCGCAAGAAGTATTACTAATCCTTGGCAAGGGGGATGAGGCGGAGCAGATCATTGGGTCGCAGAAAATTCCCATGAAGGACAGAGAGACGGTGCTATCGGCTCTTGGTGAAATTAGGGGAGTGCGATAA
- a CDS encoding DNA-directed RNA polymerase subunit alpha, translating into MKNIKTSPYIPTDISIQEIGKNKIKISAYPFESGYAITLAHPLRRLLLGSSVGFAPTALKIEGAAHEFDSVRGIMEDVALFIVNLKSIRFKMRGDAERVTLDYSFKGPATIKGSDLVNDYVDVVTPNQHLATINEDATLTFSLIVQKGIGYVPSEETRNLIPEGYIPLDAYFTPVKKATYEIENVLVEDNPTYEKIVLEIETDGLIEPIAAFKDALGVMQKQMSVFNSEWSVSSAESTSSDEEDPELKPLLQKIEALNLSARSFNCLDRAGMKFVGELVLLGENELKEVKNLGKKSFDEIKDKLEEIGYPVGSDLAEEVSSALQKRLNKLK; encoded by the coding sequence ATGAAAAATATTAAAACTTCTCCCTATATTCCGACGGATATTTCCATTCAGGAAATCGGCAAGAACAAGATCAAGATCTCTGCCTATCCTTTTGAGTCGGGCTATGCAATCACCCTTGCTCACCCCTTGAGAAGACTTCTCTTGGGTAGCTCTGTGGGATTTGCACCTACCGCCCTAAAAATCGAAGGAGCCGCACACGAGTTTGATTCGGTTCGTGGGATTATGGAGGATGTGGCTCTCTTCATCGTCAATCTTAAAAGCATTCGATTCAAGATGAGAGGAGATGCCGAGCGCGTCACTTTGGACTACTCCTTCAAAGGACCAGCCACCATTAAGGGCTCTGATCTTGTGAATGATTATGTGGACGTGGTTACGCCTAATCAGCACCTAGCCACCATCAACGAAGATGCGACTTTGACCTTCTCCTTGATCGTCCAGAAGGGAATTGGATATGTTCCTAGTGAAGAGACAAGGAATCTGATTCCTGAGGGCTATATTCCTCTTGATGCCTACTTCACCCCCGTGAAGAAAGCCACCTACGAGATCGAAAATGTCCTTGTAGAGGACAATCCCACCTACGAGAAGATCGTTTTGGAAATCGAAACGGATGGTCTCATTGAGCCTATCGCGGCTTTTAAAGACGCTTTGGGTGTGATGCAAAAACAGATGTCTGTTTTTAATAGTGAGTGGAGCGTCTCCTCAGCTGAATCAACTTCAAGCGATGAGGAAGACCCTGAGCTCAAGCCCCTTCTTCAAAAGATCGAAGCTCTTAATTTGAGCGCCCGTTCTTTCAACTGCCTTGATCGCGCTGGAATGAAATTTGTCGGCGAATTAGTGCTTTTGGGAGAGAATGAGCTTAAAGAAGTGAAGAATCTAGGCAAGAAGTCTTTTGATGAGATCAAAGACAAGCTTGAAGAGATTGGCTATCCTGTGGGTTCAGACTTGGCTGAAGAGGTGTCGAGTGCACTTCAGAAGCGATTAAATAAACTAAAATAA
- the rplQ gene encoding 50S ribosomal protein L17: MRHNHGYRKLGRTSAHRKALLKNLAIALVENQKIETTVIKAKELQSYIEKLITKASEGSFNAHRAVFAHLQDKNATNKLVVEIAPKYSDRKGGYTRIVRTRLRKGDAAPLAFIELI, from the coding sequence ATGAGACACAACCACGGTTATAGAAAGCTAGGCAGGACTTCAGCGCATCGAAAGGCGCTTTTGAAGAATCTGGCTATCGCTTTGGTGGAGAATCAGAAGATTGAGACCACGGTCATCAAAGCTAAAGAACTTCAGAGTTATATCGAAAAGCTAATCACTAAGGCTTCTGAAGGTTCTTTCAACGCGCATAGAGCAGTTTTTGCACACCTTCAAGACAAAAACGCCACTAACAAACTTGTGGTGGAGATCGCTCCTAAGTATAGCGATCGCAAAGGCGGTTACACTCGAATCGTCCGAACACGTCTTCGCAAGGGCGATGCTGCTCCTTTAGCTTTCATCGAACTCATCTAA
- the infA gene encoding translation initiation factor IF-1, with the protein MAKDDVIEVDGKVIEALPNATFRVELDNKHVILCHIAGRMRMHYIKILPGDRVKIELTPYSLDKGRITFRYK; encoded by the coding sequence ATGGCAAAAGATGATGTGATAGAGGTGGACGGAAAGGTGATCGAGGCGCTACCCAACGCGACTTTTAGGGTAGAGCTCGATAATAAGCATGTGATTTTGTGTCACATCGCGGGGCGCATGAGAATGCACTATATCAAGATTCTCCCTGGAGATAGGGTCAAGATTGAGCTCACCCCCTATAGCCTAGACAAGGGCCGAATCACGTTTAGATATAAGTAG
- the rplR gene encoding 50S ribosomal protein L18 — translation MLEKVLKRKNALRAKRKLRVRGKIFGTAQKPRVSLFRSNRYLYAQAINDESGLTLASVDGKKLGLGNNKEEAKKIAASFAASLQEAGIKEVVFDRNGYLYHGVVASFADSLRENGIGL, via the coding sequence ATGTTAGAAAAAGTATTGAAAAGAAAAAATGCCCTCCGCGCTAAGCGAAAACTTCGCGTTCGAGGCAAGATTTTCGGCACCGCCCAGAAGCCTAGAGTCTCTCTCTTCCGCTCCAACCGATACCTTTATGCGCAAGCGATCAATGATGAGAGTGGTCTCACTCTAGCGAGCGTGGATGGTAAGAAGCTTGGTCTTGGAAACAATAAAGAGGAGGCGAAGAAAATCGCCGCTTCTTTTGCGGCCTCATTGCAGGAAGCCGGTATCAAAGAAGTAGTGTTTGATCGTAACGGTTACCTCTATCACGGTGTCGTTGCTAGTTTTGCGGACTCTCTTCGAGAGAACGGAATCGGTCTGTAA
- the rpsD gene encoding 30S ribosomal protein S4 — translation MARYRGPVEKIERRFGVSLNLKGERRLAGKSSLEKRPYAPGQHGQRRSKISEYGLQLREKQKAKFMYGISEKQFRSIFQEANRLEGNTGELLIKLLERRLDNVVYRMGFATTRRFARQMVSHGHVLVDGKRVNIPSYMVLPGQKVEIREKSKNNPQVQRSIELTKQTGIAPWVDVDQAKVFGIFTRLPEREEVVIPVEERLIVELYSK, via the coding sequence ATGGCAAGATATAGAGGACCAGTAGAAAAAATCGAAAGAAGATTTGGAGTCAGCCTTAACCTTAAAGGTGAGCGAAGACTCGCCGGTAAAAGCTCCTTGGAAAAAAGACCTTACGCTCCCGGTCAGCATGGTCAAAGAAGAAGCAAAATTTCTGAGTATGGACTACAGCTCCGAGAGAAGCAAAAAGCAAAATTCATGTATGGAATTTCTGAGAAGCAGTTCCGAAGCATTTTCCAAGAGGCTAACCGACTCGAAGGCAACACGGGAGAGCTTTTGATTAAGCTTTTGGAGCGACGCCTTGATAACGTGGTCTACCGAATGGGCTTTGCGACCACTAGAAGATTTGCTCGACAAATGGTTAGCCATGGGCATGTTCTAGTTGATGGCAAGCGTGTGAATATTCCTTCTTATATGGTTCTTCCTGGACAGAAGGTAGAGATTCGCGAAAAAAGCAAAAACAATCCCCAAGTTCAGCGCTCCATCGAGCTCACTAAGCAAACAGGTATCGCTCCATGGGTGGATGTGGATCAAGCTAAAGTCTTTGGAATCTTCACTCGACTTCCCGAGCGCGAAGAGGTTGTAATCCCTGTCGAAGAGAGACTAATCGTTGAGCTATACTCTAAATAA
- the secY gene encoding preprotein translocase subunit SecY, producing the protein MNKAIVNKILITLGFLLAYRVLAYVPVPGVDTAVIKAFFDSNSGNALGLFNMFSGNAVERLSIISLGIMPYITASIIMELLAATFPTLAKMKKERDGMVKYMQIVRYATVVITLVQAVGVSIGLKSIGGGPQGAILIDMNVFIAVSAFSMLAGTMMLMWIGEQITQRGMGNGISLIIFAGIVSGIPAAIGGTFKLVNTGEINFLVLLAIVVIIIATVLSIIFVELGERRVPVSYARKVMMQNQNKRVMNYIPIKLNLSGVIPPIFASALLMFPSTLLQASSNSTVMAIADFLSPNGYAYNVIMFGLVIFFAYFYSSIVFNAKDISENLKRQGGFIPGLRPGEGTAGFLNEVASRLTFWGALYLALISTLPWVLVKSMGVPFYFGGTAVLIVVQVAIDTMRKIEAQIYMSKYQTLSAVGL; encoded by the coding sequence ATGAATAAAGCGATCGTCAACAAGATTCTCATTACGCTCGGCTTCTTGCTAGCCTATAGAGTGTTGGCGTACGTTCCGGTTCCTGGCGTTGATACGGCGGTTATCAAAGCTTTCTTTGATAGCAACTCCGGCAACGCGCTGGGGCTCTTTAATATGTTCAGCGGTAATGCCGTTGAGCGCCTCAGCATCATCTCGCTCGGGATCATGCCCTACATCACTGCCTCCATCATCATGGAGCTTCTTGCCGCGACTTTCCCCACATTGGCCAAAATGAAAAAAGAGCGCGATGGAATGGTTAAATATATGCAGATTGTGCGATATGCGACCGTGGTCATCACGCTGGTTCAGGCTGTGGGAGTCTCTATTGGACTTAAAAGTATCGGCGGAGGTCCTCAAGGGGCGATTCTAATTGACATGAACGTGTTCATTGCGGTTTCGGCTTTCTCTATGCTGGCAGGAACCATGATGCTCATGTGGATTGGAGAGCAGATCACTCAGCGAGGCATGGGGAACGGAATCAGTCTAATTATCTTCGCGGGTATCGTCTCTGGAATCCCAGCCGCCATTGGAGGAACCTTCAAGCTAGTCAATACTGGCGAGATCAACTTCTTGGTGTTGTTGGCGATTGTGGTGATCATCATCGCTACAGTTCTCTCCATCATTTTCGTGGAGCTTGGCGAGAGGCGAGTGCCTGTCTCTTATGCTCGCAAGGTGATGATGCAGAATCAAAACAAGCGCGTGATGAACTATATTCCGATTAAGCTCAACCTTAGCGGGGTGATTCCTCCTATTTTTGCTTCGGCGTTGCTCATGTTTCCTTCGACCCTTTTACAGGCGTCAAGCAACAGCACCGTCATGGCAATTGCGGACTTTTTGAGTCCTAATGGCTACGCCTATAATGTGATTATGTTTGGGCTAGTGATCTTTTTTGCCTATTTCTACTCTTCGATCGTGTTCAACGCGAAGGATATCTCTGAGAATCTCAAGCGACAGGGAGGCTTTATTCCAGGATTGCGCCCCGGTGAGGGAACCGCAGGATTCTTGAATGAGGTTGCCAGCCGTTTGACTTTTTGGGGAGCGCTCTATTTGGCGCTCATCTCAACCCTTCCTTGGGTGCTTGTCAAAAGCATGGGGGTTCCTTTCTATTTTGGAGGAACCGCAGTGCTCATCGTTGTTCAAGTCGCTATTGACACCATGAGAAAGATTGAGGCTCAGATTTACATGAGCAAGTATCAAACCCTAAGCGCCGTGGGCTTATAA
- a CDS encoding NifU family protein → MFPFSDDDLLKPVERVLEKVRPTLALDGGDVSLIGVAAPKVYVRLEGACKGCASSALTLKNGIERQMRLEIHPEIEIVNVPHGMESEWRSL, encoded by the coding sequence GTGTTTCCCTTTAGTGATGATGATCTTTTGAAGCCCGTTGAGAGAGTTTTGGAGAAGGTTCGCCCCACCTTGGCACTGGATGGAGGGGATGTCTCTTTGATTGGCGTCGCCGCCCCCAAGGTCTATGTGCGATTGGAGGGGGCTTGTAAGGGCTGTGCAAGTAGTGCGCTCACGCTTAAGAATGGAATTGAGCGGCAGATGCGCCTAGAGATTCATCCCGAAATTGAAATTGTCAATGTGCCGCATGGCATGGAGAGCGAATGGAGAAGCTTATAG
- the rpmJ gene encoding 50S ribosomal protein L36, with protein sequence MKVRPSVKKMCDKCKIIKRKGIVRVICSTPKHKQRQG encoded by the coding sequence ATGAAAGTAAGACCATCAGTCAAGAAGATGTGCGATAAATGCAAAATCATTAAGAGAAAAGGGATCGTCAGAGTGATCTGCAGCACCCCTAAACACAAACAGAGACAAGGATAA
- the rpsM gene encoding 30S ribosomal protein S13 has translation MARIAGVDLPKKKRIEYALTYIYGIGLKTSRDILSAVNISLDKRVQELSEDEVSLISKKIQESYAVEGDLRKKVTMDIKALMDLGSYRGLRHRKGLPVRGQTTKNNARTRKGKRKTVGSASK, from the coding sequence ATGGCGAGAATTGCTGGTGTTGATTTGCCCAAGAAAAAAAGAATTGAATATGCACTCACCTATATCTATGGAATTGGACTCAAGACCTCCAGAGATATCCTAAGTGCCGTCAATATCTCTTTGGACAAGCGCGTCCAAGAGTTGAGCGAAGACGAAGTTTCGCTTATCAGCAAGAAGATCCAAGAATCATACGCTGTCGAGGGTGATTTGAGAAAAAAAGTCACTATGGATATCAAAGCGTTGATGGATCTAGGAAGCTATCGAGGTCTTCGACACCGAAAGGGTCTGCCTGTTCGCGGTCAAACCACTAAGAACAACGCGAGAACTAGAAAAGGCAAGAGAAAAACCGTCGGAAGCGCGAGCAAGTAA
- a CDS encoding hydrogenase small subunit, producing MERTQELFKKASQRLQELSSLPAIREDKDIPQMLEEKGIERRDFMKWAGAMTAMLSLPATFTPLTAKAAELADRLPVIWLHMAECTGCSESLLRTDGPGIDSLIFDYISLEYHETVMAAAGWQAEHNLEHAIEKYKGRYVLMVEGGIPAGSSEFYLTVGPHGTTGAEHARHASANAAAIFAIGSCSSFGGVQAARPNPTNAQPLSKVTNKPVINVPGCPPSEKNIVGNVLHFILFGTLPSVDAFNRPMWAYGLRIHDLCERRGRFDAGEFVQEFGDEGAKKGYCLYKVGCKGPYTFNNCSKLRFNQHTSWPVQAGHGCIGCSEPDFWDTMGPFEEPVANRLYATAFDGLGADKTADKIGITLLAATAVGVAAHAVLSMMVKDKENN from the coding sequence ATGGAGAGAACCCAAGAGCTTTTTAAAAAGGCTTCGCAAAGACTACAAGAGTTGTCTTCCTTGCCTGCAATTAGGGAGGATAAAGATATTCCGCAGATGCTAGAAGAGAAGGGCATCGAGCGGCGAGATTTCATGAAATGGGCGGGAGCGATGACAGCGATGTTGTCTTTGCCAGCGACCTTTACTCCTCTCACTGCCAAAGCGGCTGAGTTGGCGGATCGATTGCCTGTGATTTGGCTCCATATGGCTGAGTGTACAGGTTGTAGCGAGAGTCTCCTAAGAACCGATGGTCCGGGGATTGACAGTCTCATTTTTGACTACATCTCCCTAGAGTATCATGAAACCGTTATGGCGGCTGCGGGCTGGCAAGCTGAGCACAACCTAGAGCACGCTATCGAGAAATACAAAGGTCGCTATGTCCTCATGGTTGAGGGAGGTATTCCTGCGGGAAGTAGTGAGTTTTATCTCACCGTAGGGCCTCACGGAACCACAGGTGCAGAGCACGCTAGACACGCTTCAGCTAATGCAGCCGCTATTTTTGCGATCGGTTCCTGTAGCAGTTTTGGAGGAGTTCAAGCGGCTCGCCCCAATCCTACCAACGCTCAGCCCCTCAGCAAAGTTACCAACAAGCCTGTCATCAATGTCCCTGGATGTCCTCCTAGCGAGAAGAACATCGTAGGAAACGTTCTCCATTTTATTCTTTTTGGAACCCTTCCTTCTGTCGATGCTTTCAATCGACCCATGTGGGCCTATGGTCTTAGAATCCACGACCTATGTGAGCGACGCGGTCGATTTGATGCGGGCGAGTTTGTTCAAGAGTTCGGAGATGAGGGAGCTAAAAAAGGCTACTGCCTCTACAAAGTCGGTTGTAAAGGTCCCTACACTTTCAACAACTGCTCTAAACTTCGATTCAATCAGCACACTAGCTGGCCTGTTCAGGCAGGACATGGATGCATCGGCTGTTCTGAGCCTGATTTTTGGGATACCATGGGGCCTTTTGAAGAGCCTGTGGCCAATCGACTCTATGCCACAGCTTTTGATGGATTAGGTGCAGATAAGACGGCGGATAAAATCGGTATCACGCTACTAGCGGCAACAGCCGTAGGTGTGGCGGCGCACGCGGTATTGTCCATGATGGTCAAAGATAAAGAGAATAATTAA
- the rpsK gene encoding 30S ribosomal protein S11: protein MAKRKVTNKKRVVKKNIARGIIHIAATFNNTSVTITDEMGNVICWSTAGALGFKGSKKSTPYAAQQAVEDAVVKAKEHGIKELGIKVQGPGSGRETAVKSLGSIEGIKVLWFKDVTPLPHNGCRPPKRRRV from the coding sequence ATGGCAAAAAGAAAAGTAACAAACAAAAAAAGAGTTGTCAAGAAGAATATAGCCCGAGGAATCATTCACATCGCTGCAACGTTCAATAACACTAGCGTTACGATCACTGATGAGATGGGAAATGTTATTTGCTGGAGTACCGCGGGGGCTTTGGGCTTCAAGGGAAGCAAAAAATCGACTCCCTATGCAGCGCAACAAGCGGTTGAGGATGCAGTAGTAAAGGCCAAAGAGCACGGAATCAAGGAACTTGGAATCAAGGTTCAAGGTCCTGGAAGTGGACGCGAAACAGCCGTAAAGAGCCTCGGTTCTATTGAAGGAATCAAAGTATTGTGGTTTAAAGATGTCACTCCATTGCCCCACAATGGATGCCGACCGCCCAAGCGCCGAAGAGTGTAA